In Gymnogyps californianus isolate 813 chromosome 1, ASM1813914v2, whole genome shotgun sequence, the following are encoded in one genomic region:
- the RRP7A gene encoding ribosomal RNA-processing protein 7 homolog A, which produces MAAAEERVVGAAPAGYTALAVKFGARQRSPHCLLVKEHQVREGADTAHPPRRTLFVINVPPYCSPETLSRLFARCGRVQSVDICDKPGPGEKKEKLTSKFFNRKTVTGFQVAYVVFRKPAGVQAAKALSQEGPLLISTESHPVKTGISKWIASYAASVMDPEELKAEVDAYMQDYDKKIAEEEAKAAKEEGIPDEEGWVKVTRKGRKPGLPRTEAANLRVLEREKQKRARKELLNFYAWQHRETKREHIAQLRKKFEEDKQRIALMRAQRKFRPY; this is translated from the exons ATGGCGGCCGCCGAGGAGCGTGTGGTCGGAGCGGCGCCGGCGGGCTACACGG CTCTGGCGGTGAAGTTCGGGGCGCGGCAGCGCTCGCCCCACTGCTTGTTGGTGAAGGAGCACCAGGTGCGGGAAGGGGCCGACACCGCGCACCCGCCTCGCCGCACCCTCTTCGTCATCAACGTCCCCCCGTACTGCAGCCCG GAGACTCTGTCTAGGCTGTTCGCCCGCTGCGGGCGTGTCCAGTCTGTGGACATCTGTGACAAGCCAGGGCcgggagagaaaaaagaaaaactgaccTCCAAATTCTTCAACCGCAAAACTGTAACG ggGTTTCAAGTGGCATATGTGGTGTTCAGGAAACCAGCTGGTGTCCAGGCAGCCAAGGCCCTGTCACAGGAAGGTCCCTTGCTGATATCAACAGAGAGTCACCCTGTGAAAACCGGCATTAGCA AGTGGATTGCCAGCTATGCGGCCTCAGTCATGGATCCGGAGGAGCTGAAGGCTGAGGTGGATGCCTACATGCAAGACTATGACAAAAAGATAGCAGAG GAAGAAGCCAAAGCGGCCAAGGAGGAGGGTATTCCAGATGAGGAGGGCTGGGTGAAGGTAACGCGAAAGGGCCGGAAGCCTGGCCTGCCCCGGACAGAGGCTGCCAACCTGCGGGTGctggagagggagaaacagaaaagggcCCGCAAAGAGCTGCTCAACTTCTATGCCTGGCAGCATCGCGAGACCAAGAGAGAGC ACATCGCCCAGTTGAGGAAGAAATTTGAGGAGGACAAGCAGAGAATCGCGCTGATGCGAGCCCAGCGCAAGTTTCGGCCGTACTAA